From the Nonlabens marinus S1-08 genome, one window contains:
- a CDS encoding DUF2254 domain-containing protein, giving the protein MIIITRLRSFFNIVTSSIAFYPTFYAVSAVIFGFVMKTAEAMGVSRFLQENASYLVVNDIDTARNVLTTLIAGGLSMLVFSFSMVMLLLSQAAANYSPRVLPSLISNRRHQTILGTFLAMILYNIITVIGLQPHGDDYQLPGFSVLIGIAFAVLALAAFVYFIHSISSSIQINNILENIYSLSRKRLLFLVEENRFSKDFEDTDDWHTIKTNRSGTIQNMSITGLKELARESETKFDILMSKGEYLFEHQPLVKSKKELDESELEELFKNFNYTESELVSDNYIIGFKQITEIGIKAMSPGINDPGTALDTIHYLTELFALRMQKGDIGVVEDEDGNPVINLKVIDFKTLMYNVLAPFRTYCKHDITVMQKLLGMIAYLKTLDAANDSFYQVLDREATMMIQDVNSAIENPIDLEVLQGIYDRMNIQET; this is encoded by the coding sequence ATGATTATCATTACCCGTTTACGTTCGTTTTTTAATATTGTCACGAGTAGTATAGCCTTCTACCCTACTTTTTATGCTGTATCCGCGGTGATTTTCGGTTTTGTCATGAAAACTGCCGAGGCAATGGGGGTTTCTCGATTCCTTCAAGAAAACGCCTCCTATCTAGTCGTCAACGATATCGACACGGCGCGAAATGTTCTTACCACATTAATTGCTGGAGGCCTGAGCATGCTGGTATTCTCTTTTTCTATGGTAATGCTTTTACTAAGCCAAGCGGCAGCCAATTATTCACCAAGAGTACTGCCCAGTTTGATTTCAAACCGCCGTCACCAGACCATATTAGGTACGTTCCTCGCGATGATCCTTTACAATATCATCACAGTCATAGGGCTACAACCACATGGCGATGATTATCAACTTCCAGGATTTTCAGTACTGATAGGTATTGCTTTTGCAGTGCTCGCTTTAGCAGCTTTTGTCTACTTTATTCACAGCATATCCTCTAGCATACAGATCAATAATATATTGGAGAATATTTATTCGCTTTCGCGAAAGCGATTGCTTTTTCTAGTGGAAGAAAATAGATTCTCCAAAGATTTTGAGGATACAGACGACTGGCATACCATCAAAACTAACAGAAGCGGAACGATACAAAATATGAGTATCACAGGCTTAAAGGAGCTTGCTCGTGAATCAGAAACCAAGTTTGATATATTGATGTCTAAAGGCGAATACCTTTTTGAACATCAACCTCTAGTCAAATCAAAAAAAGAGTTAGATGAATCCGAGTTGGAAGAACTTTTCAAAAACTTCAATTATACGGAGTCCGAATTAGTGAGTGACAACTACATTATAGGATTCAAACAAATTACAGAAATAGGCATTAAAGCCATGTCGCCTGGAATCAATGATCCAGGAACAGCGCTGGATACCATTCACTACTTGACTGAATTGTTTGCCTTACGCATGCAAAAGGGCGATATAGGCGTGGTAGAAGATGAAGACGGGAATCCGGTTATCAATCTCAAAGTTATTGATTTCAAAACCCTAATGTATAATGTACTGGCACCTTTTCGCACCTATTGTAAGCATGACATAACAGTGATGCAAAAACTATTGGGCATGATCGCTTACCTGAAGACCCTAGATGCCGCAAACGATTCTTTTTATCAGGTGCTGGATCGAGAAGCCACCATGATGATTCAAGATGTCAATAGTGCCATAGAAAACCCTATTGATCTAGAAGTATTGCAAGGTATTTATGACAGAATGAATATCCAGGAAACTTAA
- a CDS encoding tellurite resistance TerB family protein — MTYTLQEKTDILKELISMAYVDQHLKREEVEFVKVVGKRLGVGEEDLSEMLEQASTGTPKPPKEFIKRILHFHRIMLMMRIDGDVDEKELQLLHEVALRYGIRRFTVLSLLEVMDKYPHGNIPPSELLAIHTQSSN; from the coding sequence ATGACCTATACACTGCAAGAAAAGACAGATATTTTAAAGGAGTTGATTTCCATGGCGTATGTAGACCAACATTTGAAACGTGAAGAAGTGGAGTTTGTAAAAGTGGTAGGTAAGCGCTTAGGAGTAGGTGAAGAAGATCTTTCTGAAATGCTAGAGCAGGCATCTACGGGCACTCCAAAACCGCCTAAGGAATTCATCAAGCGTATTCTTCATTTTCATCGCATTATGTTAATGATGCGCATCGATGGAGATGTGGATGAGAAAGAACTGCAATTGTTGCATGAAGTAGCACTGCGATACGGCATACGCAGATTTACTGTACTTTCATTGCTGGAAGTCATGGATAAATATCCACATGGCAATATTCCGCCAAGTGAATTATTGGCAATTCATACTCAATCCAGCAATTAA
- the uvrB gene encoding excinuclease ABC subunit UvrB, which yields MNFNIVSEFSPTGDQPAAIKKLVNGINAEERYQTLLGVTGSGKTFTVANVVEGVQKPTLVLCHNKTLAAQLYSEFKSFFPDNAVEYFVSYYDYYQPEAFIPTSGTYIEKDLSINEEIEKMRLSTTSSLLSGRRDIIVVASVSCLYGIGNPIEFQKNVIRINQDQVIARTDLLKQLVQSLYSRTTAEFNRGNFRIKGDTLDVFPSYADTAFRIHFFGDEIEEIERFNPVDGRVIEKYKTITIYPANMFVTSPDRLQGAIHAIQEDLVKQVDYFKEIGKPLEAKRLEERTEFDLEMIRELGYCSGIENYSRYLDGRLPGTRPFCLLDYFPDDFLMIIDESHVSVPQVGAMYGGDRSRKVNLVDYGFRLPAAMDNRPLKFEEFEALQNQVIYVSATPADYELEKSEGIVVEQIIRPTGLLDPIIEVRPSLNQIDDLVEEIRLREERDERVLVTTLTKRMAEELTKYLSRINVRCRYIHSDVDTLERVEIMSDLRKGIFDVLIGVNLLREGLDLPEVSLVAILDADKEGFLRNNRSLTQTIGRAARNVNGLAILYADKITDSMQKTMDETDYRRSKQIEYNTKHGLTPTAIKKSLESALSGKTKAVYAIEETLNLKAAEEEATYMSKAQLEQKVRDTRKRMEAAAKELDFMEAARLRDQIKMLQEKIKQE from the coding sequence ATGAATTTTAATATAGTTTCAGAGTTTTCGCCCACTGGTGATCAGCCCGCGGCGATTAAGAAATTAGTAAACGGTATCAATGCGGAAGAAAGGTACCAAACTCTATTAGGTGTCACCGGAAGCGGGAAAACCTTTACTGTGGCAAATGTTGTGGAAGGGGTTCAAAAACCCACTCTAGTGTTGTGCCATAACAAGACACTAGCAGCGCAACTGTACTCAGAATTCAAGTCATTTTTCCCTGATAATGCGGTGGAATACTTCGTTTCTTATTATGATTATTATCAGCCGGAAGCTTTTATTCCTACCAGCGGGACTTATATAGAGAAGGATCTCTCGATTAACGAGGAAATTGAAAAGATGCGGCTCTCTACTACTTCTTCCCTCCTATCTGGTCGTCGCGATATTATCGTAGTCGCCTCGGTTTCTTGTTTGTACGGTATAGGGAATCCAATCGAGTTTCAAAAAAATGTGATCAGAATCAATCAAGATCAAGTAATTGCTAGAACTGATTTATTGAAACAATTAGTGCAGAGCTTGTACTCTAGAACCACTGCAGAATTTAATAGAGGAAACTTCCGCATCAAAGGTGATACGCTAGACGTATTTCCTAGTTATGCAGATACCGCATTTAGAATTCATTTTTTCGGCGATGAGATTGAGGAAATTGAGCGCTTTAATCCGGTCGATGGTCGTGTGATAGAGAAGTATAAGACGATTACGATTTATCCAGCAAACATGTTTGTGACCTCGCCAGATCGCTTGCAAGGTGCCATACATGCGATCCAGGAAGATTTGGTTAAGCAAGTAGATTATTTTAAAGAAATAGGCAAGCCACTAGAAGCAAAACGACTGGAGGAACGTACGGAATTTGATCTCGAAATGATTCGAGAATTAGGCTATTGTTCTGGTATTGAAAACTATAGTAGATATTTAGATGGACGATTGCCAGGAACCAGACCTTTCTGTTTACTAGACTATTTTCCAGATGATTTTTTAATGATCATTGACGAGAGCCACGTAAGTGTACCTCAAGTAGGAGCTATGTATGGTGGCGATAGATCCCGTAAGGTGAATCTAGTGGATTATGGTTTCAGATTACCGGCAGCCATGGATAACCGACCATTAAAATTTGAAGAGTTTGAAGCCTTGCAAAATCAAGTGATTTATGTAAGTGCGACTCCAGCCGATTATGAGCTAGAAAAAAGCGAAGGAATCGTGGTGGAACAAATCATTCGGCCTACGGGATTACTAGATCCAATTATCGAAGTGCGCCCTAGCTTGAATCAGATCGACGACCTGGTTGAAGAAATACGTCTAAGAGAAGAGCGGGATGAGCGCGTTTTAGTAACTACGTTAACTAAACGTATGGCCGAAGAATTGACCAAATATCTTTCCCGTATCAACGTGCGCTGTAGATACATTCATAGTGATGTAGATACTTTAGAACGGGTGGAAATCATGTCTGATTTGCGAAAGGGAATATTTGATGTGCTTATAGGCGTCAATTTGTTGCGTGAAGGGCTTGATTTACCAGAAGTATCTCTGGTCGCCATATTAGATGCAGATAAAGAAGGTTTTTTGAGGAATAATCGATCTCTCACTCAAACCATAGGTCGAGCAGCGCGAAACGTCAACGGACTAGCTATTTTATATGCAGATAAAATTACAGACAGTATGCAAAAAACGATGGACGAAACAGACTATCGTCGATCGAAGCAAATAGAATATAACACGAAGCATGGACTTACTCCTACTGCGATTAAGAAAAGTCTCGAGTCTGCCTTATCTGGAAAAACAAAGGCCGTCTATGCGATAGAAGAAACGCTCAACCTAAAAGCTGCAGAGGAGGAGGCTACTTACATGTCTAAGGCACAATTGGAGCAAAAAGTACGGGACACCCGCAAAAGGATGGAGGCAGCTGCCAAAGAACTGGATTTTATGGAGGCGGCTCGACTGCGAGATCAGATCAAGATGCTTCAAGAAAAAATCAAGCAAGAATGA
- a CDS encoding branched-chain amino acid aminotransferase codes for MTHTNQIVIDKVRKSRIDSTDFDNLTFGKTFSDHMLECTWKNGSWGDVEIKPYGPIMVEPSCKVFHYGQAIFEGMKAFKDDQDDVFLFRPADNWIRFNASAKRLAMPEVPEEIFMDGLKKLVELDKDWVRKGDGQSLYLRPFMIASENGVAAAPSTEYKFMVVMSPARAYYRGEVRVVIATSYSRAADGGVGYAKAAGNYAASFYPNNLALEEGFQQIIWTDAASHEYLEEAGTMNIFVRIGDKLLTSPHNDRILNGVTRRSVIQLAKDMGIEVEERRVSINEINEAARAGELKEMFGSGTAAVIVPIKGYKHLEFVHELPTMEHSYAERFKKELNDIQYNRTEDPHQWRVKI; via the coding sequence ATGACTCATACCAATCAAATTGTAATAGACAAAGTTCGTAAATCTAGAATTGATTCTACTGATTTTGATAATCTAACTTTCGGGAAAACATTTTCAGATCATATGCTAGAATGTACCTGGAAGAACGGCAGTTGGGGCGATGTGGAAATCAAGCCTTACGGGCCTATTATGGTGGAGCCTAGTTGTAAAGTTTTTCATTATGGTCAAGCGATTTTTGAAGGCATGAAAGCTTTTAAAGATGACCAGGATGATGTCTTCCTTTTCAGACCTGCTGACAACTGGATACGTTTTAACGCAAGTGCTAAACGTCTCGCCATGCCAGAAGTTCCTGAAGAAATTTTTATGGATGGGCTTAAAAAGTTGGTAGAATTAGATAAAGATTGGGTGCGCAAAGGTGATGGACAATCGCTGTATTTGAGACCTTTTATGATTGCTAGTGAGAATGGAGTGGCCGCTGCCCCTTCAACGGAATATAAATTTATGGTCGTCATGTCTCCTGCTAGAGCATACTACCGCGGCGAGGTACGTGTAGTAATCGCTACTAGTTATTCTCGTGCGGCTGATGGTGGTGTAGGTTATGCTAAAGCGGCTGGAAATTACGCAGCGAGTTTTTATCCTAATAATCTTGCACTAGAAGAAGGATTTCAGCAAATTATCTGGACAGATGCTGCCTCTCACGAGTATTTAGAGGAAGCGGGAACTATGAATATTTTTGTACGCATAGGTGATAAACTGCTCACTTCACCACACAACGACCGTATTTTGAACGGTGTAACCCGACGTAGCGTTATTCAACTGGCTAAGGATATGGGTATTGAGGTAGAAGAAAGACGTGTAAGCATTAACGAGATCAATGAAGCGGCAAGAGCTGGAGAGTTGAAGGAAATGTTTGGGAGTGGTACAGCTGCAGTAATTGTTCCTATTAAAGGGTACAAGCACTTAGAGTTTGTTCATGAACTTCCAACGATGGAACATAGTTATGCAGAACGCTTCAAGAAAGAGCTTAATGACATACAATACAATCGAACTGAGGATCCACACCAGTGGCGCGTGAAGATTTAA
- a CDS encoding Hsp20/alpha crystallin family protein: MKLAHRTPNNWLPSLIDEMFNNDFDGGSAVRASQPAVNISESDDKFTLEMIIPGFKKEDVSIEVDKDVLTIYSEVAENSEERTEQFTRKEFTKRSFKRSFNLPETVNQNEIDGSYEDGILNITLPKKEEALPQPKRMISLK, from the coding sequence ATGAAATTAGCACATAGAACCCCAAACAATTGGTTACCATCTTTAATTGATGAAATGTTCAATAACGACTTTGACGGCGGTAGCGCTGTAAGAGCTTCGCAACCCGCTGTGAATATCTCAGAATCTGATGATAAGTTTACTTTAGAAATGATTATCCCTGGATTCAAAAAAGAGGATGTCAGCATAGAAGTGGACAAAGATGTATTGACCATTTATTCTGAAGTGGCCGAAAACTCTGAAGAACGTACGGAGCAATTTACTCGTAAAGAGTTCACCAAGCGTTCGTTTAAAAGAAGCTTTAATCTTCCAGAAACGGTAAACCAGAATGAAATTGATGGTAGTTATGAAGATGGAATTTTAAACATCACCCTACCTAAGAAAGAGGAGGCTTTACCACAGCCTAAGCGAATGATTTCTTTGAAGTAA